The Verrucomicrobiota bacterium region ATGAACAACATCCAGTGGTCGTTTTGACCCGGGAAGAAGAGACGACTCTGCTGAAGCTGGCGCGCCGCTCCATGGAGCATGGGTTGCAGTTCCGGCGGCCGTTGGAGGTGAATCCGGCAGAGTATCCAGCCGCGTTGCGCGCGCCCAAGGCAGTGTTTGTCACCCTGCACCTTGGCGCCAACCTGCGGGGATGTATTGGCACGTTGGAAGCGAACCGCTCCCTGGTGGAAAATGTGGCGCAACACGCGTATTACTCCGCTATGACTGACTCGCGGTTTACCCCGCTCACTTGGGCCGAGTTGGAGGCAGTGAAGATCCAGATATCCGTGCTGAGCGAGGCGGTGCCCATGAACTTCACCTCCGAGGAGGATTTACTGGCGCAAATTCGTCCGGGGATTGACGGTTTGGTGTTGGAAGACTGGTCGCATCGCGGAACCTTTTTGCCAG contains the following coding sequences:
- the amrA gene encoding AmmeMemoRadiSam system protein A; translated protein: MTHEQHPVVVLTREEETTLLKLARRSMEHGLQFRRPLEVNPAEYPAALRAPKAVFVTLHLGANLRGCIGTLEANRSLVENVAQHAYYSAMTDSRFTPLTWAELEAVKIQISVLSEAVPMNFTSEEDLLAQIRPGIDGLVLEDWSHRGTFLPAVWEDLPEKREFWRQLKRKAGLAPDYWSKELKVSRYVAHCFGEPPA